The Paenalcaligenes faecalis genome has a window encoding:
- a CDS encoding type 4b pilus protein PilO2, whose amino-acid sequence MQMEYVSVFGEKQLVFGLRWLSMVGEKSSPQTKQLAKKEKANHWVVAGTTFTAIGLKKKRAAIKKELYSAAVCYALLYPKGVHAAIYKINETHYWLVGCQEGTPMSRADVLFNSPDEVSAALDLLKQQYLELHVSAFFEELTSFFTLIATRSLQKAELYTLKRRLWPSAFLLSLCIALIVWWQLDLNQAEAASSEPEIDPYLSYWETQQIQPNGSDALRQLISFWEHLPLQLADWQLQDSSCEAQYNLWRCKHRYVTTTDTATALDLEARLPEGWVIHETNMQQVVLQSQNAYEIGQGQWRTADEVRLGLLSQLQHIRPAFQSLRLVEPTLLVPAVASHAKYAPIFSQTLHFDGPLRSSALLLDVDNALHWSRATLTYRPQVMPSLKSSALQANLQGMVYVRH is encoded by the coding sequence ATGCAAATGGAATATGTGTCTGTTTTTGGTGAGAAACAGCTTGTCTTTGGCTTGCGTTGGCTATCTATGGTGGGAGAGAAGTCATCCCCTCAAACAAAGCAGTTAGCTAAAAAAGAGAAAGCGAATCATTGGGTGGTTGCTGGCACGACGTTCACTGCAATTGGCTTAAAGAAAAAGAGGGCAGCTATAAAAAAAGAACTCTATTCTGCGGCTGTTTGCTATGCCTTGTTATATCCCAAAGGGGTACACGCAGCGATTTATAAAATTAATGAGACGCATTACTGGTTGGTTGGGTGTCAGGAGGGCACTCCGATGAGTAGGGCTGATGTGCTTTTTAACAGTCCTGATGAAGTCAGTGCAGCTTTGGATCTATTAAAGCAGCAGTATCTGGAGTTGCATGTCTCGGCCTTTTTTGAGGAACTAACGAGTTTCTTTACTTTAATTGCAACACGATCTTTACAGAAAGCAGAGCTTTACACTTTGAAAAGGCGATTATGGCCCTCTGCATTTCTTTTGAGCTTATGTATAGCATTGATTGTTTGGTGGCAGTTGGATTTAAATCAGGCCGAGGCGGCGTCTTCTGAACCAGAGATAGATCCTTATTTGTCCTATTGGGAGACGCAACAAATACAGCCGAATGGTTCTGATGCATTGCGCCAATTGATTTCATTCTGGGAGCATCTTCCTTTACAACTAGCGGACTGGCAGCTCCAAGACTCTAGTTGTGAGGCTCAATATAACTTGTGGCGTTGTAAACATCGTTATGTAACTACGACAGACACAGCAACCGCTTTAGACTTAGAGGCTCGTTTACCAGAGGGCTGGGTTATTCACGAAACGAACATGCAGCAGGTTGTGCTACAGAGTCAAAATGCCTATGAAATAGGACAGGGCCAATGGCGTACAGCCGATGAGGTTCGGTTAGGTTTACTCAGTCAGCTGCAGCACATACGGCCTGCTTTCCAGTCGTTGCGCTTAGTGGAACCTACTCTACTGGTACCTGCTGTAGCGAGTCACGCTAAGTATGCTCCTATTTTTTCACAGACGTTGCATTTCGATGGGCCTTTACGCTCTTCGGCACTCTTACTTGATGTGGATAATGCTTTGCATTGGTCTAGAGCTACGCTGACATATAGGCCACAAGTTATGCCGTCTTTAAAGAGTAGTGCTTTACAGGCAAATTTACAGGGGATGGTATATGTCCGACATTAA
- a CDS encoding ATPase, T2SS/T4P/T4SS family → MLLDPVDLGPEPLCLNSLHEIHSLQPGIKKLLAYEFDLGESISRLCPVLLTDGSVAIFSVEEHCQGDAIEALAHRLQNRGYMLATPVRYVLSVALLLELIRDPSVNLSTIGSVGVASGTPWSQADLFNAFLDIVRWGVQHKASDIHINVFSESEFSEVRFSIAGRYICPLKFQGISTQFLHDVLSVAWMSIRGGNGAVFDPHKEQQGSLSCDIDGQTIVLRWGALAAELGPSVCLRILRRDQHQSLPTLAQLGYLPEQQHILQQVSASDGGAIVFSGAVGSGKSTTLAALVASLPAWRKVISIEDPVEYIIPNAVQVSLSRDLNQESHEAFATKLRALKRSAMSDVLLGEIRDKETGRAFTDLASSGVRLYTTVHANSAALVPARLHSDFIDVSMDLLAAPGVLRLIVHQCLLPRLCSVCSIPLLSLADFPSYIDKTIYSGLLFANWRNNLESLVGTENLLKIRVRNDQGCANCCSAELEALKGWDGRIVCAEILDPSRIPNFLHHLHQPALLQNVLREAKWIDIRGSALEQSGLGLLDPFDIEAYFSVFASPAWRHLQLGERNA, encoded by the coding sequence ATGCTGCTTGACCCTGTTGATCTAGGGCCTGAGCCTCTTTGTTTAAATAGTTTGCACGAAATTCATAGTTTACAGCCTGGTATTAAAAAATTGCTCGCTTACGAGTTTGATTTGGGAGAGTCCATCAGTCGTCTTTGCCCTGTGCTGCTTACGGATGGGAGTGTGGCCATTTTCTCCGTAGAGGAGCATTGTCAAGGAGATGCAATAGAGGCATTGGCTCATCGCCTACAAAATCGGGGCTATATGCTGGCAACCCCGGTGCGCTATGTGTTGAGTGTTGCTTTGTTATTAGAGCTTATTCGAGATCCATCGGTTAATTTAAGCACTATTGGCTCAGTGGGAGTGGCGTCTGGAACACCCTGGTCACAGGCTGATTTATTTAATGCGTTTCTCGATATTGTTCGTTGGGGGGTTCAACATAAAGCCAGCGATATTCATATCAATGTTTTTTCTGAAAGTGAGTTTTCAGAAGTGCGGTTTTCCATAGCTGGCCGATATATCTGTCCTCTTAAATTCCAAGGCATTAGCACTCAGTTTTTGCATGATGTACTTTCTGTTGCGTGGATGAGTATACGAGGCGGTAATGGGGCGGTATTTGATCCTCACAAAGAGCAGCAAGGCAGCTTGTCTTGTGATATTGATGGTCAAACGATTGTTTTGCGCTGGGGGGCTTTGGCTGCAGAATTAGGACCTAGTGTGTGCTTACGTATCTTACGCCGGGATCAACATCAGTCACTACCTACTTTAGCGCAGTTAGGCTATTTGCCCGAGCAACAGCATATTTTGCAGCAGGTTTCAGCCTCTGATGGTGGTGCTATTGTTTTTTCTGGCGCAGTAGGCTCAGGAAAATCAACGACCTTAGCTGCTTTGGTCGCTTCATTACCGGCATGGCGTAAGGTGATTAGTATAGAGGACCCTGTAGAGTACATCATACCTAATGCTGTTCAGGTTTCTTTAAGCCGCGACCTGAATCAAGAGTCTCATGAGGCCTTTGCCACTAAGCTACGCGCTTTAAAACGATCAGCCATGAGCGATGTTTTATTGGGTGAAATTCGAGACAAAGAGACTGGGCGAGCTTTTACCGATTTGGCCTCATCGGGGGTACGTTTATACACGACGGTGCATGCAAACAGTGCAGCGTTAGTCCCGGCTCGATTGCACTCTGATTTTATAGATGTTTCTATGGATCTATTAGCTGCGCCTGGGGTGCTTAGACTAATCGTCCATCAATGTTTATTACCGCGTTTGTGTTCAGTCTGTTCTATTCCATTGTTAAGTCTCGCTGACTTTCCGTCTTATATAGATAAGACGATCTATAGTGGGCTGCTTTTTGCAAATTGGCGTAATAACCTAGAGAGTCTAGTAGGCACAGAGAATTTGCTAAAAATACGAGTCCGTAACGATCAGGGCTGTGCAAATTGTTGCAGTGCAGAGCTAGAGGCCTTAAAGGGTTGGGACGGTCGTATTGTGTGTGCCGAAATTCTTGACCCCTCTCGCATCCCTAATTTTTTACACCATTTGCACCAACCTGCTTTATTACAGAACGTGCTGCGTGAGGCTAAATGGATCGATATTCGTGGTAGTGCCTTAGAGCAAAGTGGATTGGGGCTCTTAGACCCTTTTGATATAGAGGCTTACTTTTCTGTTTTTGCGTCACCTGCATGGCGGCATTTACAGCTAGGAGAGCGTAATGCGTAA
- a CDS encoding type 4 pilus major pilin → MNVQNQAAIYSNVVSSRLDKRSGSKSRNQSQRGLSLIEVSVVSAIVLLLAIIGIPAINGFVIENRVPKVGEGIARFIVSHTVNTPVFEESPYLAVNNQFFISQLDDTGVFNVDSQGSSTRILHGLGKNGLVTLVPDQSGAQLKITFTNVHHSACPGLASVLQRVAASIKVENVSVKDASTTYNAIQTRQQCKRGDVNTFEFIVI, encoded by the coding sequence ATGAACGTACAAAATCAAGCTGCTATTTATTCAAATGTAGTTAGTTCACGGTTAGATAAAAGGTCTGGATCTAAGAGTCGAAATCAATCTCAAAGAGGCTTGTCCCTCATAGAGGTGTCGGTCGTCAGTGCTATTGTTTTACTGCTAGCCATTATTGGGATTCCTGCTATCAATGGCTTTGTGATTGAGAATCGTGTACCTAAAGTAGGAGAGGGGATTGCTCGTTTTATTGTAAGTCATACCGTGAACACGCCTGTCTTTGAGGAAAGCCCCTATTTGGCTGTTAATAATCAGTTTTTTATTAGCCAGTTGGATGATACCGGGGTTTTTAACGTGGACTCCCAAGGCAGCTCTACACGTATTTTACATGGATTAGGAAAAAATGGTTTGGTGACGTTGGTGCCAGACCAAAGTGGGGCGCAGCTAAAAATAACATTTACGAATGTACATCATTCGGCTTGTCCTGGATTAGCCTCGGTATTGCAGCGGGTGGCAGCTAGCATTAAGGTGGAAAATGTTTCTGTCAAAGATGCTTCTACTACTTATAACGCTATTCAAACTCGTCAGCAGTGCAAAAGAGGGGATGTGAATACTTTTGAGTTTATTGTAATTTAA
- a CDS encoding type II secretion system protein, which yields MSKQRGSLLLELAIVLAFLTLISVGSIHWLAQRAEKAKTEAIAVWMQDARQGLQSFLTTHAAALLQSSPFAFPGIQNLGQPTLLELKKLGFLPPAFPDGDQLKIVLYKAQGCSEASCYLHGLVYNAQPFQTKKQRMDSDAMAYWQSVQKGEGLVVTDQNPYHFSGARLKVAHHELVEGLTFPPGTVALLASTDTSLLSNETGPVDKNPLFETDVNIDGALTVRDDARIGRYLILPRTETLGAACSSIGAIARGKDGKGLMSCENGKWIRPVVSMMSMDLYRQMIQTYWRITIPDSPGGFYAVQSVYYSYYCWLPNPRNLYYDGRGRCECASGYKKHELPGSTASEVKDTYFDNAIARPALKVFVCV from the coding sequence ATGTCTAAGCAAAGAGGCTCATTGCTGCTTGAGCTGGCGATAGTGCTAGCGTTCTTAACCCTTATATCTGTTGGCTCAATTCATTGGTTGGCTCAGCGTGCAGAAAAGGCAAAAACAGAAGCCATTGCCGTTTGGATGCAGGATGCACGTCAAGGGTTACAGAGCTTTTTAACTACACATGCTGCGGCTTTACTGCAATCTAGCCCCTTTGCCTTTCCGGGAATACAAAATTTGGGACAGCCAACGTTATTAGAGCTAAAAAAACTTGGTTTTTTGCCGCCCGCATTTCCAGATGGTGATCAGTTGAAAATTGTTCTTTATAAGGCCCAGGGTTGTTCTGAGGCATCATGTTATTTACATGGTCTCGTTTACAATGCACAGCCATTTCAGACTAAAAAGCAACGTATGGATAGCGATGCGATGGCCTACTGGCAATCTGTACAGAAAGGAGAGGGTTTAGTAGTGACGGACCAAAATCCCTATCATTTTAGCGGTGCTCGGCTAAAGGTGGCTCACCATGAGCTAGTGGAGGGGTTAACATTTCCTCCAGGGACAGTGGCCTTGTTGGCCTCAACCGATACCTCATTACTCTCGAATGAGACAGGGCCTGTAGATAAAAACCCACTATTTGAAACCGATGTCAATATTGATGGTGCCTTAACGGTAAGAGATGATGCGCGCATAGGACGTTATCTGATTTTACCACGCACAGAAACATTAGGTGCTGCATGCTCTAGCATTGGGGCGATCGCGCGAGGAAAAGATGGCAAGGGGCTAATGAGCTGCGAAAATGGGAAATGGATACGCCCAGTAGTGTCGATGATGTCAATGGATTTGTATAGGCAAATGATACAAACCTATTGGCGAATAACGATTCCAGACTCACCAGGCGGTTTTTATGCTGTGCAGTCTGTGTATTATTCTTATTATTGTTGGCTACCGAATCCTCGTAATCTTTATTATGATGGTAGAGGGCGATGTGAGTGTGCGAGTGGCTATAAAAAACATGAACTGCCAGGCTCAACTGCCTCAGAGGTTAAAGATACGTATTTTGATAATGCGATTGCACGACCTGCTCTTAAGGTTTTTGTTTGTGTTTAA
- the alaS gene encoding alanine--tRNA ligase yields the protein MKTSEIRQKFLSFFQERGHEIVASSSLIPGNDPTLLFTNAGMVQFKDVFTGKESRPYVRATSSQRCVRAGGKHNDLENVGYTARHHTFFEMLGNFSFGDYFKQDAITYAWDLLTKVYGLPAEKLWVTVYQEDDEAYDIWHQHIGVPTDRIIRIGDKGGRYMSDNFWQMADTGPCGPCSEIFYDHGPDVWGGPPGSAEEDGDRYIEVWNLVFMQFDRDAEGNLNPLPKPCVDTGMGLERISAVLQHVHSNYEIDLFQHLIKAAAKETGATDLTNNSLKVIADHIRACSFLIVDGVIPSNEGRGYVLRRIVRRALRHGHKLGQNNPFFYRLVAELANQMGEAYPELSANQSRIEQILKQEEERFSETLEHGMKILESALAALPEKGVLDGQTLFTLYDTYGFPVDLTADICREREVEVDLAGFETAMNKQREMARASGKFKVAADLRYDGVATRFDGYEHLSGQGRITALYVDGSAVDTIAAGQDAIVVLDATPFYAESGGQVGDTGVLSTAKAQFSVVDTQKIQSHVFGHQGSLQSGTLSVGDVVEAQVDVAHRQHTIRNHSATHLMHKALRLVLGDHVQQRGSLVDADKTRFDFAHDSALTPEQLAQVESIVNAETLANNAVAAQLMSYDDAVSGGAVALFGEKYEDEVRVLDIGFSRELCGGTHVQRTGDIGLFKIISESGVAAGVRRIEAITGENALAWVQQRESTLQRAAATLRTQPEKLTDRLTQLQNQLRDVERERDQLKDKIAASAGQDLAGQAITLANGSQLLAANVAGADPKALRTTVDQLKDKLKSAVVLLATAKDGKISLVAGVTADLHGQVKAGDLLGMVAAQVGGKGGGRPDMAMGGGTDESALPAALASVQPWVESQL from the coding sequence ATGAAAACATCCGAAATTCGTCAAAAGTTTTTATCTTTTTTCCAAGAACGTGGTCACGAGATCGTGGCCTCATCCTCTTTAATTCCTGGCAATGATCCTACCCTGCTGTTTACCAACGCAGGTATGGTGCAGTTTAAAGATGTCTTTACTGGAAAAGAATCGCGTCCTTATGTTCGAGCCACTTCGTCGCAGCGCTGTGTGCGCGCCGGTGGTAAACATAATGACTTAGAAAATGTCGGCTATACCGCTCGCCACCATACTTTCTTTGAAATGTTGGGCAACTTTAGTTTTGGTGATTATTTCAAACAAGACGCCATTACCTATGCGTGGGATTTACTCACTAAGGTGTATGGGTTGCCAGCAGAAAAACTCTGGGTCACTGTCTACCAAGAAGACGATGAGGCCTACGATATTTGGCATCAACACATTGGTGTGCCTACAGACCGCATTATCCGAATTGGGGATAAAGGTGGTCGCTATATGTCGGATAATTTCTGGCAAATGGCAGATACAGGGCCTTGTGGCCCATGCTCAGAGATTTTCTATGATCATGGCCCTGATGTCTGGGGTGGCCCTCCCGGGTCTGCCGAAGAGGACGGGGATCGTTATATCGAGGTCTGGAACTTGGTGTTCATGCAGTTTGACCGCGATGCTGAGGGCAATCTTAATCCTTTGCCTAAGCCGTGTGTTGATACGGGAATGGGCCTAGAACGCATCTCTGCTGTTTTACAGCATGTGCACTCTAATTACGAAATTGATTTGTTTCAGCATCTGATCAAAGCAGCTGCCAAAGAAACGGGGGCTACAGATCTAACTAATAACTCGCTAAAAGTCATTGCGGATCATATTCGTGCTTGTTCATTTTTGATTGTTGATGGGGTAATCCCAAGCAACGAAGGGCGTGGCTATGTATTACGTCGCATTGTGCGTCGTGCCTTACGCCACGGCCATAAACTAGGTCAAAACAATCCCTTTTTCTATCGTTTGGTTGCAGAGTTAGCTAATCAGATGGGCGAGGCCTATCCAGAGCTATCCGCAAACCAGTCTCGTATTGAACAAATCCTTAAACAAGAGGAAGAGCGTTTTAGCGAGACCCTAGAGCATGGTATGAAAATTCTGGAATCTGCTTTGGCAGCCTTACCAGAAAAAGGTGTGCTAGATGGTCAAACGCTTTTCACTTTGTATGATACGTATGGCTTCCCTGTTGATCTAACGGCAGACATTTGTCGTGAGCGAGAGGTCGAGGTCGATCTAGCTGGTTTTGAAACAGCAATGAATAAACAGCGCGAAATGGCTCGTGCTTCAGGTAAGTTTAAAGTGGCCGCAGACTTACGTTACGATGGGGTAGCAACACGTTTTGATGGCTACGAACATCTATCAGGCCAAGGCCGAATTACCGCTTTATATGTTGATGGCTCAGCGGTTGACACTATAGCGGCAGGCCAAGATGCCATTGTGGTCTTAGACGCGACGCCTTTTTATGCCGAGTCAGGTGGGCAAGTGGGTGATACTGGTGTCTTAAGCACAGCGAAGGCTCAGTTTTCGGTAGTAGACACACAGAAAATACAAAGCCATGTGTTTGGACATCAAGGCAGCTTACAAAGCGGTACCTTGTCTGTGGGTGATGTAGTAGAGGCTCAGGTGGATGTGGCACATCGCCAACATACCATTCGCAATCACTCGGCAACCCATTTGATGCATAAAGCTTTGCGTTTGGTTTTAGGTGACCATGTGCAGCAGCGTGGTTCCTTGGTTGATGCTGATAAAACACGTTTTGACTTTGCTCATGATTCGGCTCTAACCCCAGAGCAATTGGCTCAGGTTGAATCTATTGTAAATGCTGAAACTTTAGCTAATAACGCCGTAGCAGCGCAGCTAATGAGCTATGACGATGCGGTCAGTGGCGGTGCAGTAGCCTTGTTTGGTGAAAAATACGAAGACGAGGTTCGGGTACTAGATATTGGCTTTTCGCGTGAACTTTGTGGGGGTACGCATGTACAGCGCACAGGGGATATAGGTTTATTTAAAATTATCTCTGAAAGTGGTGTTGCTGCTGGTGTGCGTCGCATTGAGGCCATCACCGGAGAGAACGCATTGGCATGGGTTCAGCAGCGTGAGTCTACATTACAACGCGCTGCAGCGACGTTACGTACCCAACCTGAAAAGCTAACAGATCGGTTAACGCAGTTGCAAAATCAACTGCGTGATGTAGAGCGTGAAAGAGATCAGCTAAAAGACAAAATAGCGGCTTCTGCTGGTCAGGACCTAGCTGGTCAAGCCATTACCTTAGCAAACGGTAGTCAGTTACTTGCTGCTAATGTGGCGGGAGCAGATCCTAAAGCATTACGCACCACCGTTGATCAACTGAAAGATAAGCTAAAGTCAGCGGTGGTGTTGCTGGCCACAGCTAAAGACGGGAAAATTAGTTTAGTTGCGGGTGTCACGGCTGATCTACATGGCCAAGTTAAAGCAGGCGACCTCTTAGGAATGGTTGCTGCTCAAGTTGGTGGTAAAGGGGGCGGTCGTCCAGACATGGCGATGGGTGGTGGTACAGATGAGTCAGCTCTGCCTGCGGCTTTAGCGTCCGTGCAGCCTTGGGTTGAGTCCCAGCTCTAA
- a CDS encoding sulfurtransferase TusA family protein has product MTDSIAFDAEVDASGLTCPLPILRTKKALAQLQSGQVVKIMTTDPHAKGDFQAFTEQTGNTLLAQYQQDDTLIHFVRRR; this is encoded by the coding sequence ATGACTGATTCCATTGCTTTTGATGCTGAAGTTGATGCCAGTGGTTTAACATGTCCACTGCCTATTCTTCGTACTAAAAAAGCCTTGGCGCAACTGCAAAGTGGGCAGGTCGTAAAAATAATGACGACTGACCCACATGCCAAGGGTGATTTTCAAGCATTTACTGAGCAAACCGGGAACACCTTGTTAGCTCAGTATCAACAAGATGACACGCTTATTCATTTTGTGCGTCGTCGTTAA
- the rpsP gene encoding 30S ribosomal protein S16, translating to MVVVRLARGGSKKRPFYTVVAANSSDRRDGRFIERLGFYNPVGGEGQENLRLQLDRVQHWVDNGAQLSPAVARLVKEYSKAQAA from the coding sequence ATGGTGGTAGTTCGCCTAGCCCGTGGTGGCTCCAAGAAACGTCCGTTTTACACTGTAGTAGCCGCCAATTCTAGCGATCGTCGCGATGGTCGCTTCATTGAGCGTTTAGGTTTCTACAATCCCGTAGGTGGCGAAGGTCAAGAAAACCTACGTCTACAACTAGACCGCGTTCAGCATTGGGTTGACAACGGTGCTCAGCTTTCACCAGCTGTTGCTCGTTTGGTCAAAGAATACTCCAAAGCTCAAGCTGCTTAA
- the rimM gene encoding ribosome maturation factor RimM (Essential for efficient processing of 16S rRNA) gives MPSKQVVSAVPADLIEVGRVLSAYGVRGWIKVQPYSADAEVLLTVKKWWLRAPVPPNKAGDLATAPAQLYSVIKSRPHSAAVVAQFQGFDDRDPAEKLKAHTVWVSRAEFPSVDEDEHYWVDLIGCLLYGDHNGQSVLVGQVENVFDNGAHAVLEIHTGTLNDQAQFIAHSTAKGRPIVELVPFVDAFIHQVDTDKKQIHSSWSVDV, from the coding sequence ATGCCTTCTAAACAGGTTGTATCTGCGGTGCCTGCTGATCTAATCGAAGTAGGTCGTGTTCTATCTGCTTATGGGGTGCGTGGCTGGATTAAGGTTCAACCTTATTCAGCTGACGCAGAAGTTTTACTCACCGTTAAAAAGTGGTGGCTCCGAGCGCCCGTACCTCCCAACAAGGCGGGCGACTTGGCAACTGCTCCGGCGCAGTTATATTCGGTGATTAAATCCCGTCCTCATAGTGCAGCAGTGGTTGCACAATTCCAGGGGTTTGATGATCGTGATCCAGCCGAAAAGCTTAAAGCGCATACTGTTTGGGTTTCGCGAGCTGAGTTCCCCTCAGTGGACGAGGACGAGCATTACTGGGTCGATTTGATTGGCTGCCTATTGTATGGCGACCACAATGGCCAGTCCGTGTTGGTAGGACAAGTCGAAAATGTATTCGATAACGGAGCTCACGCCGTGCTCGAAATTCATACCGGCACCCTAAACGATCAGGCCCAGTTTATCGCGCACTCTACAGCTAAAGGCCGACCTATTGTTGAATTGGTCCCTTTTGTTGACGCTTTTATTCATCAAGTCGACACCGACAAAAAACAAATACACAGCTCTTGGTCTGTGGACGTATAA
- the trmD gene encoding tRNA (guanosine(37)-N1)-methyltransferase TrmD: MRFDVITLFPEMFSPLTDNGVNARARNKGIWDLHFWNPRDYTHDVHRTVDDRPYGGGPGMVMLAQPLDKAVDEALLARQAQSTSVVPVVLMSPTGRKFNQKMAQEWAESDGAIIICGRYEGIDQRFIDARVTHEISIGDFVLSGGEIAAITVMDSVIRLLPGVLNDNQSAVCDSFHSGLDGLLDSPHYTRPEIYNGQAIPDVLKSGNHKNIERWRREQSLRITAERRPDLIHKARQQGLLDKKDEAYLFSLNTKKQRR; this comes from the coding sequence ATGCGTTTTGACGTTATCACTTTATTTCCTGAAATGTTTTCTCCCCTAACAGATAATGGGGTGAATGCGCGTGCGCGCAATAAAGGCATTTGGGATCTGCATTTTTGGAATCCACGCGACTATACGCATGATGTGCATCGTACAGTAGATGATCGCCCTTATGGCGGTGGTCCTGGTATGGTAATGCTAGCTCAGCCGTTGGATAAGGCCGTTGACGAGGCATTATTGGCGCGTCAGGCGCAATCAACATCCGTCGTGCCAGTGGTTCTCATGAGTCCGACGGGACGTAAATTTAATCAAAAAATGGCTCAGGAATGGGCCGAGTCAGATGGCGCAATTATTATCTGTGGGCGTTACGAGGGAATAGATCAGCGGTTTATTGATGCGCGTGTTACGCATGAGATCTCAATTGGTGATTTTGTGCTATCTGGCGGGGAAATCGCAGCGATTACTGTCATGGACAGTGTTATTCGGTTGCTTCCAGGGGTATTGAATGATAATCAATCCGCCGTATGCGATTCGTTTCATAGTGGATTAGATGGCTTATTAGATAGTCCGCATTACACGCGACCAGAAATCTATAATGGTCAGGCTATTCCTGATGTGCTTAAGTCCGGAAATCATAAAAACATAGAACGTTGGCGTCGTGAGCAGTCTTTGCGTATTACCGCCGAGCGCCGCCCTGATTTGATTCATAAAGCGCGACAACAAGGGCTGTTAGATAAAAAAGACGAGGCATATTTATTTTCGCTTAACACAAAAAAACAACGTCGCTGA